A window of Sebastes umbrosus isolate fSebUmb1 chromosome 3, fSebUmb1.pri, whole genome shotgun sequence contains these coding sequences:
- the foxe1 gene encoding forkhead box protein E1, with the protein MIMPVVKVEKDSAADNTLSASNAPLQTEEQPRGRRRKRPLQRGKPPYSYIALISMAIANNPDRKLTLGGIYKFITERFPFYRDNSKKWQNSIRHNLTLNDCFIKIPREPGRPGKGNYWALDPNAEDMFESGSFLRRRKRFKRCDFSTYTSYVHETPVFSPVQIARSAAYTNSVYNNMAVSPAYGQQLHSYYPSSSPPGFGPGQTRMFSINNLIGHQTPGPEVMQQPGRSFSPEGLPNVSSPCSLGAPAFQSQPCGGAVSSRSSTHPGFTYSGPNGHPHHHTHHGSYGQGHTQGYAATGRLHSSAHGSVESSMDHYGRVSPVQLGSFSQYNSAAGPIANTGGYLRHPTYPGNMDRFVSAI; encoded by the coding sequence ATGATAATGCCGGTGGTCAAAGTGGAGAAAGACTCTGCAGCAGACAACACCTTGTCTGCCTCCAACGCTCCGCTGCAGACCGAGGAGCAGCCCAGAGGTCGCAGGAGGAAGAGACCTCTCCAGCGAGGGAAACCCCCTTACAGCTACATCGCACTCATTTCCATGGCCATAGCCAACAACCCTGACCGCAAGCTGACTTTGGGGGGCATCTACAAGTTCATCACAGAGCGCTTTCCCTTCTACAGAGACAATTCAAAGAAATGGCAGAACTCCATCCGCCATAACTTGACTCTCAATGATTGCTTTATCAAGATCCCCCGAGAGCCGGGGCGGCCAGGGAAGGGCAACTACTGGGCCTTAGACCCCAACGCAGAGGACATGTTTGAGAGCGGCAGCTTCCTGAGGCGCAGGAAGAGGTTTAAGCGCTGTGACTTCAGCACTTACACTTCATATGTCCACGAGACACCAGTTTTCTCTCCTGTCCAGATTGCCAGATCTGCCGCTTATACCAACTCAGTCTACAACAATATGGCAGTCAGTCCGGCCTACGGGCAGCAGCTGCACTCCTACTAcccctcttcatctcctcctggGTTTGGACCTGGTCAGACCCGCATGTTCAGCATCAATAACCTCATAGGACACCAGACTCCAGGGCCAGAGGTGATGCAGCAGCCCGGCCGGAGCTTCAGTCCCGAGGGGCTCCCGAACGTATCCAGTCCCTGCAGCCTGGGAGCCCCGGCTTTCCAGAGCCAACCATGCGGAGGGGCCGTATCATCACGCTCCTCTACGCATCCCGGGTTCACCTACTCCGGTCCGAACGGCCACCCACACCATCATACACACCATGGCTCGTATGGACAGGGCCACACCCAGGGGTATGCAGCGACAGGACGCCTCCATTCCTCAGCCCACGGGTCTGTGGAGTCCAGCATGGACCATTACGGCAGGGTCTCCCCAGTGCAGTTGGGCTCTTTCTCCCAGTATAACAGTGCTGCAGGTCCTATCGCCAACACTGGGGGTTACCTGAGACACCCAACGTACCCAGGGAATATGGACAGGTTTGTGTCCGCTATCTGA